A single region of the Bacteroidales bacterium genome encodes:
- a CDS encoding response regulator: MKKTILIVDDSESIRKLVQFNLNNAGYYVLVANNGQEALNYFTGQTIHLLLTDLHMPVMNGLELIKEVRKIEQYKHTPILFLTTETQIAIKKEAKNAGATGWIVKPFVIEKLLSTIRKVLR; encoded by the coding sequence ATGAAAAAAACTATATTAATTGTCGACGATTCGGAAAGCATCCGCAAATTAGTACAATTTAACCTAAACAATGCCGGTTATTATGTTTTAGTAGCAAATAACGGACAAGAAGCCTTAAATTATTTTACCGGACAAACTATACATTTGCTTTTAACCGATTTACATATGCCTGTAATGAACGGCTTGGAACTAATAAAAGAAGTCCGTAAAATTGAGCAATACAAACACACTCCTATTCTTTTTTTAACAACAGAAACCCAAATAGCTATAAAAAAAGAAGCCAAAAATGCCGGAGCTACAGGATGGATTGTAAAACCCTTTGTAATTGAAAAACTCTTATCTACTATCCGTAAAGTACTCAGATAA